From a region of the Eretmochelys imbricata isolate rEreImb1 chromosome 6, rEreImb1.hap1, whole genome shotgun sequence genome:
- the LOC144265880 gene encoding serine protease 27-like: MGWGGLRLLVLAGLTGTAASTLDFYWKGCNEMESLSRVPSTHMIRSNRASPASFSPVCGRPRAQYRSVGGEDSMEGEWPWQASLLWYNKHLCGGSLISNQWVVTAAHCFQRSMDTSNYAVLLGVNKLANSQPHKLSLGVRRIIRHPIYSGESSSGDIALVELERPIQFTNYILPICLPTASVQFPAGMKCWVTGWGNIQEGEDLPAPQTLQKLQVPIIDQETCRDLYNTVVGENFPPKSIQNDMMCAGYAEGMKDTCKGDSGGPLVCKVSKEWLLAGIISWGEGCAIKNRPGVYIRLTSYEAWIHRHIPDIEFVPDEKGRNVLGNAATGWAARTGMTTWLLLLMGQLLMEV, encoded by the exons atgggctggggggggctgcggcTCCTCGTCCTGGCCGGGCTGACAGGGACGGCTGCCAGCACGTTGGATTTCTACTGGAAAGGCTGCAACGAGATGGAATCGCTCTCCAGAG TTCCCAGCACCCACATGATCCGGTCCAATAGAG CATCCCCCGCCTCCTTCTCCCCAGTATGTGGCCGCCCCAGAGCTCAGTACCGGAGCGTGGGGGGTGAGGATTCGATGGAGGGCGAATGGCCCTGGCAGGCAAGTCTGCTCTGGTACAACAAACACCTGTGTGGGGGATCCCTCATCTCCAACCAGTGGGTGGTGACGGCAGCTCATTGCTTCCAACG GAGTATGGACACCTCCAACTACGCGGTGCTGCTGGGAGTCAACAAGTTGGCCAACAGTCAACCTCACAAGCTGTCCTTGGGCGTGAGACGCATCATCCGCCACCCGATATACTCAGGGGAATCCTCCAGCGGTGACATAGCCTTGGTGGAGCTGGAGAGACCCATCCAATTCACCAATTATATCCTCCCCATCTGCCTCCCAACGGCCTCTGTTCAGTTCCCAGCAGGCATGAAATGCTGGGTGACTGGCTGGGGCAACATCCAGGAAGGTG AGGACCTGCCAGCTCCACAGACCCTCCAGAAGCTTCAAGTGCCCATTATAGACCAGGAGACCTGCAGGGATCTCTACAACACGGTGGTGGGCGAGAACTTCCCGCCCAAGTCCATCCAGAACGACATGATGTGTGCCGGGTATGCTGAGGGCATGAAGGATACATGCAAG GGGGACTCCGGCGGCCCGCTGGTCTGCAAGGTGTCCAAGGAGTGGCTGTTGGCCGGGATCATCAGCTGGGGCGAAGGCTGTGCCATCAAGAACCGCCCTGGGGTCTACATCCGCCTCACCTCCTACGAGGCCTGGATCCACAGACACATCCCCGATATCGAGTTTGTGCCAGACGAGAAGGGGAGGAACGTGCTTGGCAACGCTGCGACTGGCTGGGCCGCGAGGACAGGCATGACCACCTGGCTGTTGCTGCTCATGGGGCAGCTCCTCATGGAGGTCTAG